A part of Numenius arquata chromosome 2, bNumArq3.hap1.1, whole genome shotgun sequence genomic DNA contains:
- the RHOU gene encoding rho-related GTP-binding protein RhoU: MPPQQEGEAGYISKPVPGGCEVPPVPPRRVRSGRAAAALGAALGGRCRAAGTGAGTAAGAGAAAEPRRSIKCVLVGDGAVGKTSLVVSYTTNGYPTEYIPTAFDNFSAVVSVDGKPVRLQLCDTAGQDEFDKLRPLCYTNTDIFLLCFSVVSPSSFQNVSEKWVPEIRCHCPKAPIILVGTQSDLREDVKVLIELDKCKEKPVSEEAAKLCAEEIKAASYIECSALTQKNLKEVFDAAIVAGIQYSDTQQQPKKSKCRTPDKMKNLSKSWWKKYCCFV; this comes from the exons ATGCCGCCGCAGCAGGAGGGCGAGGCGGGCTACATCAGCAAGCCGGTGCCCGGCGGCTGCGAGGTGCCGCCGGTGCCCCCGCGCAGGGTGCGCagcggccgggcggcggcggcgctgggggcGGCGCTGGGCGGTCGCTGCCGGGCGGcggggaccggggccgggaccgCGGCGGGAGCCGGGGCCGCAGCCGAGCCGCGGCGCAGCATCAAGTGCGTGCTGGTGGGGGACGGCGCCGTGGGGAAGACCAGCCTGGTGGTGAGCTACACCACCAACGGGTACCCCACCGAGTACATCCCCACCGCCTTCGACAACTTCTCCG CTGTCGTGTCTGTCGATGGCAAGCCAGTGAGACTTCAGCTCTGCGACACAGCGGGTCAG GATGAATTCGACAAGCTCAGGCCTCTGTGCTACACCAACACGGACATCTTCTTGCTGTGCTTCAGCGTGGTGAGCCCTTCGTCCTTCCAGAACGTGAGTGAGAAGTGGGTTCCTGAAATCCGATGCCACTGCCCCAAGGCGCCCATTATCCTGGTTGGGACCCAGTCGGACCTCCGGGAGGATGTCAAAGTTCTCATCGAGCTGGACAAGTGCAAAGAAAAGCCGGTCTCAGAGGAGGCTGCGAAGCTCTGTGCCGAGGAAATAAAAGCCGCGTCCTACATCGAGTGCTCTGCTTTGACTCAGAAAAACCTCAAGGAGGTCTTTGATGCGGCCATTGTGGCTGGTATTCAGTACTCGGATACCCAGCAGCAACCAAAGAAATCCAAGTGTAGGACTCCAGACAAGATGAAAAACCTCTCCAAATCCTGGTggaaaaaatactgctgttttgtATAG